Proteins from one Streptomyces roseifaciens genomic window:
- a CDS encoding helix-turn-helix transcriptional regulator: MTSDMTARTLRLLSLLQTRREWSGADLAGRLGVTVRTLRRDIDRLRELGYPVDSSRGHTGGYRLSSGNGLPPLLLDDAEAVAVTVALRTAAGGLTGIEESALRALAKLEQVLPRRLRGQVTALQTSLAGITWESRGPRADPALLAALAVACRDHEIITFDYADRHGTTTSRRAEPCHLVDSGGLWYLLAHDTGRDDWRIFRLDRITDPVPTGRRVPPREIPGADPAAFVAGRLSAAPTRYRAVATVHAPADRIRARTRYLATRIQPVDETSCRVDASDDSLPRIAQTLAGLDTDYALDADPEVLDHLRETARRTLRATN, from the coding sequence ATGACGAGCGACATGACCGCCCGCACCCTGCGGCTGCTGTCCCTGCTGCAGACCCGGCGCGAATGGTCCGGCGCCGACCTCGCCGGCCGCCTGGGCGTCACCGTGCGGACGCTCCGCCGCGACATCGATCGCCTGCGCGAATTGGGCTACCCGGTCGACAGCTCCCGCGGGCACACCGGCGGCTACCGCCTGTCCTCCGGCAACGGCCTGCCACCCCTCCTCCTCGATGACGCCGAAGCCGTCGCCGTCACGGTGGCCCTGCGCACCGCCGCAGGTGGTCTGACCGGCATCGAGGAGAGTGCGCTACGGGCCCTGGCCAAGCTGGAGCAGGTGCTGCCCCGCCGCCTGCGCGGCCAGGTCACCGCCCTGCAGACCTCCCTGGCCGGCATCACGTGGGAGTCCCGCGGGCCGCGCGCCGACCCGGCTCTCCTGGCTGCCCTGGCGGTCGCCTGCCGCGACCACGAGATCATCACCTTCGACTACGCCGATCGCCACGGTACGACGACCTCGCGCCGGGCCGAGCCCTGTCACCTGGTCGACTCCGGAGGGCTGTGGTACCTCCTCGCCCACGACACCGGCAGGGACGACTGGCGCATCTTCCGCCTCGACCGCATCACCGACCCCGTACCCACCGGCCGGCGGGTTCCACCGCGCGAGATCCCCGGCGCCGACCCCGCCGCCTTCGTCGCCGGCCGGCTGTCAGCCGCGCCGACCCGCTACCGCGCCGTCGCCACCGTCCACGCCCCCGCCGACCGCATCCGCGCCCGCACCCGCTACCTGGCCACCCGTATCCAGCCCGTCGACGAGACGTCCTGCCGTGTCGACGCCTCCGACGACAGCCTCCCCCGCATCGCCCAGACCCTCGCCGGCCTCGACACCGACTACGCCCTCGACGCCGACCCCGAGGTTCTCGACCACCTCCGCGAAACCGCACGCCGCACCCTGCGCGCCACGAACTGA
- a CDS encoding NADPH-dependent F420 reductase, whose product MKIAVLGTGGGARAHIAKLAELGHEVHVGTRDPKATLARTEPDMMGTPPFGSWLAGHPGIELHTFADAADRAELVINGIDGHNAVAALSAAAQQLAGKTLVDYAVPFIYNPEIEHPWPTPWGVMPTLDPCDSDSLAEQIQRALPDTKVVKAFVTQEQATVVDPKAVGGGEHTMFIASENADAKQTVTDLLTAYGWSDILDLGPLVAARGMEMYAHMHSAIGFALGFGTHFGIKVVR is encoded by the coding sequence ATGAAAATCGCTGTTCTCGGTACGGGTGGCGGCGCACGCGCCCACATCGCCAAGCTCGCCGAGCTCGGGCACGAGGTCCACGTCGGCACCCGCGACCCGAAAGCCACCCTCGCGCGCACCGAGCCCGACATGATGGGCACCCCGCCGTTCGGGTCCTGGCTCGCCGGGCACCCCGGCATCGAGCTGCACACCTTCGCGGATGCCGCCGACCGGGCGGAGCTGGTCATCAACGGCATCGACGGTCACAACGCGGTGGCCGCCCTGTCGGCCGCCGCCCAGCAGCTGGCGGGCAAGACGCTCGTCGACTACGCGGTGCCGTTCATCTACAACCCCGAGATCGAGCACCCCTGGCCCACCCCCTGGGGCGTGATGCCCACGCTCGACCCGTGCGACAGCGACAGCCTCGCCGAGCAGATCCAGCGCGCGCTGCCGGACACGAAGGTCGTCAAGGCCTTCGTCACCCAGGAGCAGGCCACCGTCGTCGACCCGAAGGCCGTCGGCGGCGGCGAGCACACCATGTTCATCGCCAGCGAGAACGCCGACGCGAAGCAGACCGTCACCGATCTGCTCACCGCCTACGGCTGGAGCGACATCCTCGACCTCGGCCCCCTCGTCGCCGCCCGCGGCATGGAGATGTACGCCCACATGCACTCCGCCATCGGCTTCGCCCTGGGCTTCGGCACCCACTTCGGCATCAAAGTCGTCCGCTGA
- a CDS encoding VOC family protein gives MTSRTHTHTRTAPLSGKIMCQAMWARDGRELAEFYATALGTKVTQSFPNEEGAEVAFAFRVNGAMYLFYTSPSFTAPDWPEQELPFHMDLVFDDVRAAEKQLLEMGATKPGHQPGGKHWTVLLDPSGQPFCIHGTH, from the coding sequence ATGACCAGCCGCACCCACACCCACACCCGCACCGCGCCCCTGTCCGGCAAGATCATGTGCCAGGCGATGTGGGCCCGCGACGGCAGGGAGCTCGCCGAGTTCTACGCCACCGCCCTGGGCACGAAGGTGACGCAGTCCTTCCCGAACGAGGAGGGCGCCGAGGTCGCCTTCGCCTTCCGCGTGAACGGGGCGATGTACCTCTTCTACACGTCCCCCTCCTTCACCGCTCCCGACTGGCCGGAGCAGGAGCTGCCCTTCCACATGGACCTCGTGTTCGACGACGTCCGGGCAGCCGAGAAGCAGCTGCTGGAGATGGGCGCCACCAAGCCCGGCCACCAGCCCGGCGGAAAGCACTGGACCGTCCTCCTGGACCCCTCCGGACAGCCCTTCTGCATCCACGGCACCCACTGA
- a CDS encoding DUF1778 domain-containing protein, whose protein sequence is MADPKAMSLRFPDPEQRAAIAAAAKEAGVSMQEYILSAAYERATAVEARFLEAFGASVDRSGEAFAAEAGGADPTPEQRAAEQQARRALEAEGQGHAA, encoded by the coding sequence ATGGCTGATCCGAAAGCTATGAGCTTGCGTTTCCCCGACCCGGAGCAGCGAGCGGCCATCGCGGCTGCTGCGAAGGAGGCGGGGGTGAGCATGCAGGAGTACATCCTCTCGGCTGCTTATGAGCGGGCCACGGCCGTCGAGGCGAGGTTTCTGGAGGCCTTCGGGGCTTCGGTGGACCGCAGCGGTGAGGCGTTCGCCGCCGAGGCGGGCGGAGCCGATCCGACGCCGGAACAGCGTGCCGCCGAGCAGCAGGCCCGTCGCGCCCTCGAGGCGGAAGGGCAGGGGCACGCCGCGTGA
- a CDS encoding SMI1/KNR4 family protein, which produces MTEAASDASFNWRPFLEQWSEEWADACGSDEEIPDGKALQERRLGFAPASAAHIAAAEERLGCRLPPSYRAFLEISDGWRNAGGFVRLLAGTAHARWYEDEAGFGEFFREELVEGSSPEEIAQAGMWSRALQLDVESDATYILMDPQDVTGNGEWAVYCHKVWTAAPPQRYESFRAYMEAMYREFHYLRAQAHEEREFVNATTRALDAVVEEAWHMALAGDYESAEAALVEPDAFGRPRAGVLLGQIRHVLDESSHFRGGPGMSAAVRAQEFPPAPARAASGHDAYDARAWLVGPLWRKKPSFSYAAPGPFGAAIEEAREQARWGDTDTAWRTIVAALPRWQPLGADHLVPFGLLEDSLLGPLMTPERRRELLAVPRGPEGVVGSGPVAEALDPGGLAWLADGEGDGRSGGYRFVLVEGVEPAELPGHIGADGEGVLHEPMTQWDVHDLLHSRGERSSYDDKPMVSVGRAGAGWSFAFDGEAHAFDKKRFVSPAAAAAAGTRAVVVWSSRAESCSPPAFHLSVAENGAEMYAFTACAAEVVRNGHIPPTLDPDLFFTRAGDSDAWLSGERRALEAIAAEFGVSLPRFALSSACRLHRFRTRSWTRPPGPGETYMVVSWGAGEVCWRQGVAGV; this is translated from the coding sequence ATGACTGAAGCAGCCTCTGATGCCTCCTTCAACTGGCGTCCCTTTCTTGAGCAGTGGAGCGAGGAGTGGGCGGACGCGTGCGGATCCGACGAGGAGATCCCGGACGGGAAGGCACTGCAGGAGCGCCGGCTCGGCTTCGCTCCCGCCTCTGCGGCGCACATCGCGGCGGCGGAGGAGCGGCTCGGGTGCCGGCTCCCGCCGTCGTACCGAGCGTTCCTGGAGATCAGTGACGGGTGGCGGAACGCCGGTGGTTTCGTCAGGCTCCTCGCCGGGACGGCACACGCCCGCTGGTACGAGGACGAAGCCGGTTTTGGCGAGTTCTTCCGGGAGGAACTCGTCGAGGGCTCGTCGCCCGAGGAGATCGCGCAGGCCGGCATGTGGAGTCGCGCCCTGCAACTGGACGTGGAGTCCGACGCCACGTACATCCTCATGGACCCGCAGGACGTGACCGGCAACGGCGAATGGGCCGTGTACTGCCACAAAGTGTGGACAGCCGCTCCCCCACAGCGGTACGAGTCATTCCGCGCGTACATGGAGGCCATGTACCGCGAGTTCCACTACTTGCGGGCTCAAGCGCACGAGGAGAGGGAGTTCGTCAACGCCACGACCCGGGCTCTGGACGCGGTCGTGGAGGAGGCCTGGCACATGGCTCTGGCAGGGGATTACGAGTCGGCCGAGGCCGCGCTCGTGGAGCCGGATGCTTTCGGCAGGCCCCGGGCGGGGGTGCTCCTCGGGCAGATCCGGCACGTTCTGGACGAGAGCTCGCACTTCCGCGGGGGACCGGGAATGTCCGCCGCGGTGCGGGCCCAGGAGTTCCCGCCTGCACCGGCTCGTGCGGCCTCCGGGCACGACGCGTACGACGCGCGCGCATGGCTCGTCGGGCCGCTCTGGCGCAAGAAGCCGTCCTTCTCCTACGCCGCGCCCGGACCGTTCGGCGCAGCCATCGAAGAGGCTCGGGAACAGGCTCGCTGGGGCGACACGGATACGGCGTGGCGCACGATCGTCGCCGCCCTCCCCCGGTGGCAGCCGCTGGGCGCCGACCACCTCGTGCCCTTCGGGTTGCTGGAGGATTCCCTCCTCGGTCCCCTGATGACCCCGGAACGCAGGCGGGAGTTGCTGGCGGTACCGCGAGGGCCCGAAGGGGTGGTCGGTTCCGGCCCTGTAGCGGAAGCGCTGGACCCCGGCGGGCTGGCCTGGCTGGCGGACGGGGAGGGAGACGGCCGCAGCGGGGGGTACCGCTTCGTCCTGGTGGAAGGTGTGGAGCCGGCAGAGCTGCCCGGGCACATCGGCGCCGACGGGGAGGGCGTCCTGCACGAGCCGATGACCCAATGGGATGTACACGATCTCTTGCACAGCCGGGGGGAGAGATCGTCATATGACGACAAGCCGATGGTGTCCGTGGGGCGGGCGGGCGCCGGATGGAGCTTCGCATTCGACGGCGAGGCGCATGCCTTCGACAAGAAGCGCTTCGTCTCTCCGGCTGCCGCAGCGGCTGCGGGCACGCGGGCCGTCGTCGTGTGGAGCAGTCGCGCCGAGTCCTGCAGCCCTCCTGCCTTCCATCTGTCCGTGGCGGAGAACGGCGCCGAGATGTACGCCTTCACGGCCTGCGCGGCAGAGGTCGTGCGCAACGGGCACATACCGCCGACGCTCGACCCGGATCTCTTCTTCACCCGTGCGGGGGACAGCGACGCGTGGTTGTCGGGCGAGCGCCGGGCGCTGGAGGCCATCGCCGCTGAATTCGGGGTCTCGCTGCCCCGCTTCGCGTTGTCGTCGGCCTGCCGGCTGCACCGTTTCAGGACGCGGTCGTGGACGAGGCCGCCCGGGCCCGGTGAGACGTACATGGTGGTGAGCTGGGGCGCTGGGGAGGTGTGCTGGAGGCAGGGGGTGGCGGGCGTGTGA
- a CDS encoding MFS transporter produces the protein MPRLLPPVGPQRTLALAQLSNSVGDGAYYVTSALYFTHVVGLAPARIGLGLTVAWAVGSVVGVPLGRVADRRGPRGTAVLLALATGAAVASFLVVRGFLPFLVAACLYAIAQSGLAAARQALLAGLVSEQERTGLLAHLQSTLNAGLALGAALGGLAVSYGTGSAYRTVFAADAASFLLCAFLLSRLPAVAPVTVTRGAGFAVLRDRPYAVVTLLNAVLLLRMPLLSLGLPLWTTERTDAPEWLVSVLFVFNTGAVMLFQVRTARSVRGLATATRAIRRSGVLALATCVVFAFSAGQSPAAAVAVLVAGSVLLVAAEMLQSAGSWQIGFDLAPPGRIGEYQGFFGTGTTIARTLGPLVLTGLLTGLGALGWVLLGGLFLAASTALSPATRWAAGTRRDDAPASTARRARDHSAPGWPSNPNPSGSPATRC, from the coding sequence ATGCCCCGTCTCCTCCCTCCCGTCGGACCGCAACGCACGCTCGCCCTCGCACAGTTGAGCAACTCGGTCGGTGACGGCGCCTACTACGTAACCTCCGCCCTCTACTTCACCCACGTCGTCGGTCTGGCGCCCGCCAGGATCGGGCTCGGACTCACCGTGGCCTGGGCCGTCGGCTCGGTCGTCGGGGTACCGCTCGGCAGGGTCGCGGACCGGCGCGGACCGCGCGGCACGGCCGTGCTGCTCGCCCTCGCGACCGGCGCCGCGGTGGCTTCCTTCCTCGTCGTGCGGGGCTTCCTGCCGTTCCTCGTCGCCGCCTGCCTCTATGCGATCGCGCAGTCGGGGCTGGCGGCCGCCCGGCAGGCGCTACTGGCAGGTCTGGTCTCCGAGCAGGAGCGCACCGGCCTGCTCGCCCACCTGCAGTCGACGCTCAACGCGGGTCTCGCCCTGGGCGCCGCGCTCGGCGGGCTCGCGGTCTCCTACGGGACCGGGTCGGCGTACCGGACAGTCTTCGCAGCCGATGCTGCGAGCTTTCTCCTGTGCGCGTTCCTGCTCTCGCGGCTGCCGGCCGTCGCGCCCGTGACCGTCACCCGTGGTGCAGGGTTCGCGGTCCTACGGGACCGGCCGTACGCCGTCGTCACGCTCCTCAATGCCGTGCTGCTGCTCCGGATGCCCTTGCTCAGTCTCGGTCTGCCGCTGTGGACCACGGAACGCACCGACGCCCCCGAGTGGCTGGTCTCCGTGCTGTTCGTCTTCAACACCGGTGCGGTGATGCTCTTTCAGGTCCGTACCGCCCGCTCGGTGCGCGGACTGGCCACGGCCACGCGGGCCATCCGCCGGTCCGGCGTGCTTGCCCTCGCAACCTGTGTGGTCTTCGCCTTCTCGGCCGGGCAGTCGCCTGCGGCCGCGGTCGCCGTGCTGGTCGCCGGCTCGGTGCTTCTGGTGGCCGCCGAGATGCTTCAGTCGGCCGGCTCCTGGCAGATCGGATTCGACCTGGCACCGCCAGGACGTATCGGCGAGTACCAGGGCTTCTTCGGCACCGGCACCACGATCGCCCGCACCCTCGGCCCCCTCGTGCTCACAGGGCTGCTGACGGGGCTGGGAGCCCTGGGCTGGGTACTGCTCGGCGGACTGTTCCTGGCGGCTTCGACCGCACTGTCGCCGGCAACACGATGGGCAGCCGGAACACGCCGCGACGACGCCCCCGCATCCACCGCCCGTCGGGCCCGGGATCATTCGGCGCCTGGGTGGCCGTCAAACCCAAACCCCAGCGGATCGCCGGCGACGAGGTGCTGA
- a CDS encoding LysR family transcriptional regulator → MPDRLRLCSCGMTIELRHLRAFLAIAEAGNVTRAAARLHLSQPALSRTLRQLEDHLGARLVDRSTHHLELTAEGRTFRDKAAAALAAVDIALDPGRLRSWPLRLGHTWAALGDHTIPLLRRWDETHPGIPLELLRVDDRTAGLTQGKVDAALLRGGAVTSAGLRTELLLSEERVVVMPADSPLATLPRVTLADLAGYPIALNTVSGTTTMDLWPPAARPVATIEVTNTDEWLIAIAAGRAVGVSTSATPSNHMHPSLVYRTLADAPAVPVVLAWREGPGHPAIPDLLALAHEVLANG, encoded by the coding sequence ATGCCTGATCGCCTGCGGTTATGCTCCTGCGGCATGACCATCGAGCTGCGGCACCTGCGTGCCTTCCTCGCCATCGCCGAGGCGGGCAACGTCACCCGCGCCGCCGCGCGCCTCCATCTGAGCCAGCCTGCACTCTCCCGCACCCTGCGCCAGCTCGAGGACCACCTCGGAGCCCGCCTCGTCGACCGCTCCACGCATCACCTCGAGCTGACCGCCGAAGGCCGTACCTTCCGCGACAAGGCGGCCGCCGCCCTCGCCGCCGTCGACATCGCCCTCGACCCCGGCCGGCTGCGCAGCTGGCCCCTGCGCCTCGGCCACACCTGGGCGGCGCTCGGCGACCACACCATTCCGTTGCTGCGCCGCTGGGACGAGACGCACCCCGGCATCCCCCTCGAACTGCTCCGCGTCGACGACCGCACGGCGGGTCTCACGCAGGGCAAGGTCGACGCGGCCCTGCTGCGCGGCGGTGCCGTCACCTCGGCCGGGCTCCGCACGGAGCTGTTGTTGTCGGAGGAGCGAGTGGTGGTCATGCCGGCGGACAGCCCGCTGGCAACTCTCCCCCGGGTCACCCTGGCGGACCTCGCCGGTTACCCGATCGCCCTCAACACCGTCTCCGGCACCACGACCATGGACCTGTGGCCACCGGCAGCCCGCCCCGTGGCGACCATCGAGGTGACCAACACCGACGAGTGGCTCATCGCGATCGCTGCAGGCCGCGCCGTAGGGGTCTCCACCTCGGCGACCCCGAGCAATCACATGCACCCTTCGCTGGTCTACCGCACCCTCGCGGACGCGCCGGCCGTCCCCGTCGTCCTCGCCTGGCGTGAGGGTCCGGGACACCCGGCCATCCCGGACCTGCTGGCGCTCGCACACGAGGTCCTCGCGAACGGGTGA